In Candidatus Binatia bacterium, the genomic stretch TATGACGGTCATGGATTACCCCGTGGACTTCTCCTACTCGACTCCCAAGGACGGGATGATCGCGATCAATAGCAGCACTGCCGAGGCGCTGATTCCTCGGGTGGGAGCGGGAAACGCAGGACTGCCTCCTTGCACGTCGATGGAAGTGGTTGGCATTTCGATCAGGGCTCCTAGCGGAATATACGGGAAGCCGTTCGCCAGGCTGGGCGGCGCGACGCGGCCGTAGTGCCGGGGTGCACGTTCGGGCTATGCCAGCCCTATCCGCGTGCTACTTGACCTGCCATTGCCTCCCCAGAACGCATTGGCTGGTACACCGCGCATTGACCGCAGCCGGAGTCGGACGCCGCTAGCGACCGCGCGAGCCGGGGGGCCGAGCGGCCCCTCCCCCGGCCTTGCGCGGTGCAGCGTTGGCGCGTTCGAATCGTGCTGGCTCCAGGCTTCGACGCGGTTCGCTCGGCATCACGCCTTGCGTCGTGGATCGGCGCGCACATGCGATGCTGCCCCGCAGCGAAATCGCAGAACGCGTGGCGGCATGCTTTGATATCGGTACTTCGAGCGATGCGCGTTCGCGCGGCAAGGTCGCGGGCAGGGCAGGGGCACTGAAATATTTGGGGGCATATCTGGGGGCATCGACACGCGTTCGATGCACGTAATCCTATACGGCGAGCCTACTTAGCGCGCTATGTCGGTGGCACCCATCGCCACCACCATCACACGGTCTATCCCGGTCACATAGGTCAATACGAAGCCGACGAACTCCGCACCCGGCATCAGCCCTTCCAGCGCCCGACGAACTCCTCCTTCGTGTTGACGCGGGGAAATGGGTCCTTCGGCACCGCCACTCCGAGTGCACGGCACAGCGGCTCCCAGCCGTCCTTGGTCGTCCACTCCAGGAGCCGCGACGGGTCGGCCGTCGCGCGCACCTCGGCGTTGTGGCGCTCGTACGCGGCGATGCAGGCATCGCGATCGTCGAGCTTCGTTGTGAAGGTGTGCGCAAACATCGCGTCGATCATCTCCCGCCACGGGCCCTCGGCCTCGCGGCTTCGCGGAAAAATCGTCGTGCTCGCGCTTTCCCACCATGACTGCGGATCGCGAACCGACAGCAGGATGATCGAGCTCGGAAAAGCATCCGATATCGGCTTCCACAGCGCCGCCGCCGGCCAGTCGACTGCCGCGTCATAGCCGGCGAGGAATTTCGTCCAGTCCGGTGTGCGTCCGGAAAAGGCTTCCTTCCAGACAGGCGCGTGCTCGGGATGCGCCATGACTTCGGCCATGTGGTAGCACGGCGCGCCGAGAAGCTGCTCGAGCGCGAGCTTGAGCGACAGCGTTCCAGTGCGGCCGAGTCCTGCTCCGACGATTCGTAGTGACATGTTTCCGTCCTCCGGGACGCGGCACCGGAAGCTGCGTCAGAGTTCCATCACGGTCCGGGCCTGGAGGCTGCGCCCTCGCGGTGCCGGAGGCATCCTTGCACTGCCCGTTCCCGGTCGCCGCTTCGTCGCGGCAGCTTGGGTAAGTTTCCCTCCATTGGAGAGGATTGCAATTGAAATTCCCGGTCGGCCGGACAAGAAATTCAATGTGCCCGCTGAGGAGCTGCCCGCAGACGTCAGACTTCTGATCGCCGAATCCATTGATTCGGTCCCAGAGCTCGAAGCGATACTCCTCCTTCGCAAGGACGCTCACCGGCAGTGGACCGCAACCGAGGCGGGTCAGAGACTATACGTCAGCGAGACGGTGGCCGAGTATCTCCTCGGCATCCTGGCCGATCGTGGGTTCTTTGCCCGTGAAGGCCAGGCGTACCGATATGCGCCGAAGACGTCCGAGCTGGATTCGGTCGTAGGTAAACTGGCGGATAGCTATTCGCGCGCGCTGATCGCAGTTACCACGGCGATTCACTCCAAGCCCAGCCGAAGCGTCCGTCAGTTCGCGGATGCGTTCCGGCTGCGAAAGGAGAATTGAGATGGCCACACTGGCCTATACCGCGTGCGCCGCAACGGCGCTGGCCTGCGCCGGTCTTCTGCTTCGCGCCTACGCCCGTACCGGAACTCGCCTTCTGCTGTGGAGTGGTTTGTGCTTCGTGGTCTTGACCGTCAACAATATACTGCTGACGGTCGATCTCCTGGTTTTCCCGTCAGTCGACCTCTTCCTCCTTCGCAACCTGACCGCGCTCGCCGGGCTGTCCCTGCTGCTATACGGCCTGATCTGGGAGTCGAGGTGACATGACGAGTGCGCTTAACGAAACGCTGATCGGCGCCATCGCGATGGCATCGCTCGTCATCGGCGTGTTCTTTCTGCGTTTCTGGCGGGACGGCGGAGATCGGTTCTTCCTTCTGTTCGCATTGTCTTTCTTCGTCGAGGGGGTCAACCGAGTGGCACAGGCACTCTCGGCCTCGCCGAACGAGGGAACCCTGTCACGCTATGGAATTCGCCTCGTCGCGTTTGGACTCATCCTGGCGGCGATCCTCGACAAGAATCGCTCCAAAAACCGATGACAGGAGCGTCCGTTCACCCGCCGCATCGGCTACGCTCTTTTGAAAGGCGAAATCAGGGCCGCGCTCGGCTCGAAACTTCGCCAGATATAGGGGCCGGCGTGCATCCCACGACCGAAGAAAGGCAAGTTCTACTCACCTTTCGATGAGGATCACGAAGTCGTCGGCGACCTCTTCACAGTCGGCTGGGACACGTACTTCTGGAATCCGCACTCCGCCAAATTCGAGAGCCAGCGCAATGGAAAGCGAGGACGGCCGGCAATACGACTCTCGGCAGTAGCCCCGCGGCGCACCACTCGCTCGGCGATCCGGATTTTGACGCTCGACTGCGCTCAGGGCGAAGCCGCATCGCCATCGCAGCCCTCGCCACCACCAACCCCGCGATCCCCAGACCCGTGTCGCACGGCCCCTTGTGAAGTCGCCGCCCCACGACTAGGAAAACGCCATGCACATCTACGGATCCTTCGGCCCCAACCCCCGCGCCTTGCGAATCTTCCTCTCAGAGAAACGACTCGACATCGCGACGACGGAAGTGGACCTCGTCGGCGGCGAGAACCGCCGCCCGCCCTACACCGACCGAAATCCCGGCGGACAGCTTCCGTCGCTGCAACTCGACGACGGCTCGGTGCTCGCCGAGACCGTCGCGATCTTTGAATACCTCGAAGAGCTTCATCGGACGCCGGCGCTCATCGGGACCAACGCGAAGGAGCGTGCCGAGACGCGCATGTGGCAGCGCCGCATCGAGCTGCGCATCACCGAGAACATCTACAACGGATTTCGCTTCTCCGAAGGTCTCGGTCTGTTCAGCGGTCGCATGCGCTGCCTGCCCGAAGCTGCCGCCGGACTGAAGGCCACAGCGCAGGACAGCCTGCGATGGCTCGACGCCCTGCTCGGCTCGAAGCATTTCGTCGTCGATGACCGCTTTACGATCGTGGACATCATCCTGTTCTGCGCGCTCGACTTCGGCATCAGCGTCGGTCAGCCGCTGCCGGCCGATTGCCCGAACCTCGTGCGATGGTTCGAAACGCTGGCGAAGCGACCCAGTATCGTCGCCAGTCTCCACCCGGCCTCGCAGGCGACGGGCATGCGCGGATAGGCTCCGATACTGGAGCCTGGCGATGCGATCTACCGGTAGGCGATTGGAGGTAAGACACCGCTTGCGTGCAGGAGCGACGCTCCTCGTCTGCGCAATTCTCGGCGCCGGCTGCTCGACGATTCTCGCGGTCAACGAGCAGTCCGAGAAGCTCGACGCCAACGCAACGATCGGCGGCACCGTTTCCACCGCAGGGTACGAAGCGACGGGCCCTCTGATCGTCGGTGTCGTTGCGGCAGGAACCCAGGGCCTTCACCTGGTCGATTACTTCGTCGCCGAGAAGCCCGGCGCCTGGATGATCCACCTCGCTCCGGGCACCTACTGGGTCGCCGCGTTCGAAGACCGGGACCGCAACGGACGTTACAACGACGAGCCGGGCCTTCCGGTAAACGACAAACACCCGATCACGGTGGCCGCCGGCGAGCGGCGCACCGACATCGACGTTGCGATTCCGCGCGACGGACGTCTTCGCATCAACGACTTCTCGATGGCCGACCTCCACGCGCGTGGCGCCGACCAGCAGCAGACGATCAGCCTTTATGCGCTGAGCGTCGCCGGCCGCGTCGTGCCGCTCGACGACCCGCGCTTCGACCAGAAGGTGGCAAGCTCCGGCATGTGGAAGCCGTACGACTTCCTGATCCGCACCGAGCCCGGCATCTATTTTCTCGAGCCGTACGATCCCGCCCGCATTCCGGTTTTGTTCGTGCACGGGATCGGCGGCACGCCTGCCGATTTCCGCGCCCTGGTTGGCGCGCTGGATCATCGCCGTTTTCAGGCCTGGGTCGCGTACTATCCGTCGGGCGCGCGTCTCGACGGTCTCGGCGAGTGGTTGTCGCAGCTCTTCGTACGCCTTCGCACGTCGCTGCGGTTCGACAAGGCCGTCGTCGTGGCACACAGCATGGGAGGGCTGGTCGCACGCTCGTTCGTGCTCGACGATTTCGAACGCAGCGGCACCAAATGCGTGCGTACGTTCGTGACGATCTCGTCGCCGCTCGGTGGCATGGAGTCGGCGGGGAAGGGCGTGGAAAACTCGCCGGTCGTCATCCGGTCCTGGCACGGGCTGGCGCCGAAGAGCGAGTTCCTCGACGGACTCTTCTACAAGGACGTGCCGACGAACCGCGTTCGCCGGACCCTGCCGGCCCACATGGCCTACCACATGATCTTCGGTTACCACGGCGGCGATTCCAGCGACGGCGTCGTCGCGCTGTCGAGCCAGCTTCGCCTGGAAGCGCAGCAGGAAGCGCGCTCGATTCGCGGCTACGACGAGACGCACACCGGAATTCTCGAGTCGCCCGCTGTCGCGAACCGGCTCGCGGAAATCCTCGGCCAGATCCAGTAACCCGGACGTTACGAACCGGTGGCGCTCCGCACCGTGCCGCCAAGGACTTCCGCTGCGTGGCGAAACGCCGACGGGCTCTCGTAGCGCCAGCCGTGCACGAGCCTGGTGACGCCCGCCTCGGCGAACGCGCGCGTGGTTGCGCCCGCAAGGAATGCGAGCGTCGCGAGCGGATCGAGATAGCGGCCGTCGGAACCTTCCGCGTCATCGGGCGGGATTGCGACGTGGTCGGCAACCCAGACGTCGTCGATGCCCGAATCTTCTGCTGCGCGAACGCACTCCAGCAGCGACTGGCGGGTGGACTGCGGACCCATGTTGCGAGGGTAAAGGCCGAGTTTCATGACATGCCGGGCACGTTGGCCATCGCAAGCTGAAGGTCCCCCGCGGGAGGAGTCTCACGCACCTGTTTCCCCATATTCCCACGGGTTTCGCCGCTTGAGCTCGTCGAGCGAAACGTACCCGCGGTCAACGAGTCCCGTGGCGGCGTCGAAAATCCGCCATTCGAGCGTCGAGCCGAACAGCGGCTGCGATTCGACGGCCAGCACGCGCAGCTCTCCTTCCTCGAACCCGCACTGCGCCTGGACGGCGGTGAGCAGCCCGTCGTCGCAAAGGTGCCCTTCGCCGAAATTCCAGCCGAGCACCGAGGCGGCGAGAATCTCGCCGTCGTAGTAACGGTACTCTTCGAACGGACGGCCGCCGAGCACGCGCGGAAGCAGCAGGCCGAGAGCCCGGCCCTGAAGGTGCAAGGAACGAAACGCCGTCCCGCGCGAGTCCATGCCGGCGGCATCGGCGGGCGAATAGCGCTCGAGCTGTTCCTTCAGAAGCGGTGCGGCGCGTTTCAGTGAGTCGAGCTTCTTCTGGCTGTCGCCGCGGAACATCCAGGCGTTCCAGGCCCAGTTGCCGGCGTAATAGCGCATCGCCAGGAGAAAGGAGACTCTTGACGGGACGAAGTTGCCGTACAGCGGCACGGCGATCAGCATCACGACGAGATAGAAGGTGAGCGGCAACGATCCGATCTGCGCGATGCGGACATCCGGATGGCCGACGAACAGGAAGAACGCGGAAAAGATGCTGAGCAGGTTCCATTCGAAGACGGCGCCAGCCGGCATGTTGCTCAAGATGAAGCCGTGCAGCATCAACACGAAGAAGATGCCGACGACCTGGAGAGGGCCCGGTCCGGTGACGAAGAAAAGCGTCAGCGGCGCGGCGAACTCCAGGAATGTCCCCCCGTGCGCCATCAGCTTGCCGAGCGGCGACGGTGTCAGGTCGGTCGGATACGACACGAACATCCGGCGCCGAAGCGCGGGGCTTCCCAGCATCGGATTGTTCGCCGTCATGATCGGCACCACGTAACCGAACGCGACCGTCAGCTTGGAGACTCCGGCCCAGAACCACACCGAGAGCTGCACGGCCTTGCACGCCGCGATCCAGTTGCCCGCCAGCGCGAAGCAGACGATCATCGAAAAATGGTGCTCGAAGCGAGCCGCCAGCAGCACCGTCTTGTCGCCGAGCGCGCAAAGCGGCAGCAGCACGAGGATCGGCACCAGCACCGCGGTGTCGATCTGGGGCGAGACCAGCGCGCGCACCAGCGATGCGAGGAACGCGGCATAGAGCAGCACGTCGAGCCACGTGCGCGTGAACCCGCCGAACACGGGCAGATCGGGCCACGGTGCGAGCTTGGTGGTGCCGGGCCTGAGGAAATGCAGGAACGTGGTAAACGGCGGAACGACGCGAAAGCCGAGCGGCCCGCTCATGCAGCCGAAGCCCAGCACTTCGATGAGGCAGCCCCACACGAACGCCTTCTGGAAGGCGATGCCCTCGAACCACCACGAACCGATGTTGCGAAGCGAGCCGAGCCCAGGGGTGAAGCCGACGAAGAACGTCCAGCCGAGCACGAAGAGCGCGAGCTTGACGGCGTGAAACAGGTACGCCGCAAGCGGCAGTCCGATGCCCTGGAGCACGTACGCTTCGCAGCCTTCGCGTACCAGCTCGGAAAAGCCCGGCTTCGAACCGGAAGTGACAACTTCGCTCATCTCCGATCCGCGCCCGCACGCACTTTGCCTCGCCGGTGACGGCCCGGCAAGGAAGATGCCCGCGCTCGTGAGACTGGACTCGCTCGAGCTCGCGCGCGGCGCGGGCGTATCAAAGGGTTTCGGCACCGATCTTCTCGGCGAGCTTCACGACCAGCAGAGCCGCGAGCTCTCGATCCGGCGACACGTGCTGTCGTCTGCCGAAATTCTCCGCTCGGCCACGGTCGTCAACGCGGAGATAGTGCGTGCCTCCGATGAAATCGGCACGATCAAGGTCGGCGCACGCGGCGACCTTTTCGTCATCGACGGCGACCCGCTGGCCGATATCGCCGTGCTCGAGAACGCCTACAAGATGCACGCAGTGATCCAGGGCGGACGGGTGGCGGTCAGCCGCGGGTTCTGCCCCCGCGCTCTGACGCAGCCCTGAATGGAATGCAGCATGGCGATCGCCAAACGCAGCGCCGGCCGCTGCATTGGCTGGCGGGTAGAGCGCCTGCCAGCGCGGAAACCGGAGCAATGTGGGGGGACGGCGCTTTTTTCTTCCATCGGCGGCGTTCGCGGGTATCCTGTTGGCAACGTTCGCAAGAGGCCTCCCCGTCCGGGGCCGCTGCGGGCACGCGTGAGATCGCGAATGCGCGTTGCTGCCCTGTTGCTGCTTCTGTCTGTCGCCGGTTGCGCGTCGATGCGACCGGACGCTCCGCCCAATTTCAAACAGGAGTTCGTGATCCACGGCAGCCGGCTCACGCTGCACCTGACGCCCGGGACGCGCGGCGACGGTCCGCTCATCGTTTATGCAACGGGCGACGGCGGCTTTCGGGATCACGACAAGCGGATTTTTCTCAGGCTTGCGAAATGGGGCTACCCGATCGCGGGCATCGGTGCGCCGCAGTACGTAGACGGCCTCGCGGAAGGAGAGGTCGCGCCTAGTCCCGCCGACATCGCCGACGACTTCGCGACGATCGTCTCGAAGGCGGAAACCGTGCTCGGCCTGCCGCGGACTACTCCTGTCGTATTCGTCGGCGTTTCCCGCGGTGCCGGACTCGCGGTGGCTGCGGGCTACGCATCGCACCTCCACGGGCACCTGCTCGGCATCCTCGCCGTCGCGCTGACGCACGAGGAAGAGAACGCTGTTGCTCCGCCGCTGGACGCAGCTGCCGACGCACCTCCGGAGCCGCTCGACGTCTACGCAGCACTGTCGTCGCTTGGAGCCACCCGAGTTGCCGTCATCCAGTCCACTCACGACGAATACGTCCCGGCAGACCAGGCGCGCGAGCTTTTCGGTCCGGACACCGAATCGCGAAGGCTGCGGGCGATCGAAGCGGCCAATCACAGCTTCGACGGAGCCACATCCGAGCTGGACCGGGAGATGAAACGATCGTTTCAGTGGATCGTCCGGCGCCTGTAAAGCCGTGTGCCCCGGGTCGATCTCGACGACGCACATCCCGTCATTCGATGCCGGTATTCCTGGCTCCAGGGGCCGCGCGGAGACAGTTGCGGGCAATCTCGCGCAGCATGATGCGCCGGATGAGCCCGCTGAACGGCCGGATCAGCATCCAGTACGCGCGAAACTTGATGCGGCTTGCCGCATCACCGCAGACTACCCGCGTCTCGGTGGTTAGCAGCGTGCGCGATGGGCCTTTCGGCGTCACGGCAAAATTCCAGACCGCGCGCGCCGTTCCGGGCGCGACGGCGCCGCGGAAGTCCTGCTCGCGAAAAGGCAGCAGATTGTCCACCGGCCGCCAGAAACGTCCGCTCACTCCGAGCACGATTTCGCGCCCCGGATCTTCGGCGATCCTGCCGAAGCCCCGGTCGATCAGCGCCTGAAGATTGAACGCGGGCGATCCTGCGCGCGAATCGCGTTTGCCGGCAATTCTTGCCGGCAACGAGCGCAGCTCCGTCAAGGCGCGGATGATCGACGACGCGCCGATGTCGGTGGCCCAGAGCGCGTCGTAGACAACCGGCGGCGGCGCATGGATTTCGATGCGATGCGTTTCGACGGCGTCGGGATCGGGCGCGAACGCGTCGATCAGCATCGCGTCACCGGATCATGCCGCGTGCAGCAGCGCGTCGGCGTGCCTGCCCATGAAGGCCCACGCTTCTTCGATGTTGTGAATCCGTTCGCGGTGCAGCTCCAGCTTGCCGTCGCGGAAGAAGTCCCATTCTTCGCCGAGCAGCACGAACGGCGGCAGACCTTCGCGAACGTAAGTCACCGCCCACGTCATGTGAATGCCGCCCGGGATCTCGAGAGGGCCGTCGACGATGCGTGGCTCGCGCCGATCGAAGCGGCGATCGAAGTTGTCGGTGCTCGTCCGGATCGCGGCGATCGCGTCGCTGCGACCGACGTGCGTGCCGCCGACGGGCGCCGGAATGCCGGCCATCGACCAGACGATGTCGTCGGTCATCAACTGGTCGACGGGAAGCCAGTCCCTCGAGGCGAAGCCGCGCTCGAAGGCTTCGGCGTACTCGAGGAAGGCCGGGGTGGACGGTCGTTCGGCAGTCTGCATCGCTTTTTCTCCATGGGGCGCATGGCGGGCGCCAGTCAGTTCGTTAGCGAAACGGAGTCTGGCATAGTGCGTTCATTAGCGCAACCTGCTAGTTTGGGCCGGTGAAAAGGACCCCATTTCGGGAATGGCCCTGTTCGGTGGCCAGGACGGTCGACCTCCTCGGCGACTGGTGGACGCCGCTCGTGATTCGCGAGGCTTTTCTAGGAGCGACTCGCTTCGAGGAATTCCAGCACGCCCTGTCGATCGGCCGCAACGTCCTGACGCAGCGACTCGGCCGGCTGGTGGCCGAGGGTCTCTTCGAGCGCCGGCAGTACCAGACTCGCCCGCCGCGCTACGAGTATCTTCTCACCGAGAAGGGAACGGATTTTTTCGATGTCATGCTCGCGCTGCTGCGCTGGGGCGACAGGTGGATGGATCGCGGTGACGGTCCTCCGCTGCTGCTTCGGCATACACCGTGCGGCCACGTCGGCCCGGCCCAGGGCGCCTGCTCGAAATGCCGCAAGCCGCTTCGCTGGGGCGGGGTCGAGATCGTGCCCGGACCCGGGCTGACGCCACAACTCGCCGCAGGTTTTGCCGAACGTGCGGCCGTGCGCGCGGCGCGCCGCTCTCCGCGCGACGCAGAACGAACGCCCGGAGATCCACAGGAGCTTTTCGCGCGCGAACCAAAGCAGCGTGGAATTGCCCGTGTCAGTCGAAAGTGAGGGTGCGACTACGAAGGAATGGAAGGTGGGATCGTGCGGCGGCTGTGACGACGGCCGCCGTCGCTCGTGTCACGGTTGCTGCATGCCCGGCTCTGCCGGCTGGGGCGGGTCCTGTCCGGATGGGCGCGCCGGCAGCGGCGGCTGCGGAGGCAGAGGCGGCCGGGCAGGCTGCGCGGGGTGTTCCGGGCTGAGCGGCCACTGTTTTTCGGTTTGTTCCGTCGACGAAGTGATCGATTCGTGGGACGTGCTCGTCCTTCCGATCTCTTTGTGGCTCTCTTCGCCGGCGTCTTCGCGGTCGGGATCGCCGTCTCGCTTCGGGGCAGCCGAAGCGACCAGGCTGCATGCAAGAACGAGGGCAAGCGCCATGAAGGTGGCTGCTGCCCCCTCGTGAGCCCGTCTCGTCCCTGATCCAGCCTCTTTAACCACGCACCTTCGACGCAGCCGGTCGCGATTGTTTCGAAGCGAATCCACTGTTCGCTGAGGCACGCCTCCGGCGCGACCGCGCTCAGCGGCGAGGCTACCCAGCCGCTCGCGGCAGATTACGGAAGGGAAGTCGTCGTGGTGTCGCCCCGGCACTGCGGGAAGTGCCGGCAATTCGGGTCTTCGCAATCGACCAGGCCGTTGCCGTCGTCGTCGATTCCGTTGTCGCAGATCTCGCAGGCGCCGGGCGAAGGATCCTGGTTCACGCACACTGGCGGCGTGCGGTCGCAGCCGTCCTGCTGGCACGTGCAGCTCGCAGCCGTCGCGGGGCCGATCTGATCGGCGTTCGCCGCAGTGAACCGGCACTCGAAGACGTCGGCGGAGTCCGGGATGCTGCATCCGGAAATGTTCGCCGCCAGAGTGTTGGCGCCTGCGACGACGGCAGACGTGAACGTCGCCTGGCAGCCCAGCGCGACCAGCGTCGCCGAAAGATCGCAGGACGGCGAGCCGTCGTTCTCGAGGGCCGTCACCGAAGAGGCCGCGTCGAGGTCGACGGACACGGTCAGAGCCGAGCAGGCGCCTGCGCCGTTGGTCCCGAAAAAGAATTTGACTGCCGGCAGGCCGCCGCTTCCGCTGCAGCTGGCGAGGCCAATCAACGCGACGGAGGCGAATCCGACAACGAGCGAGGCGGTTGTGACGCGCATCGCCGTGACCTCTAGCTCACTCGAGGTCGCCAGGAAAGCCGCGCAATGGAGCTACCGCCGCACGAATGACGGCGGTTTCTCGCACAGCAACATGATCACGGTGCTCGATCGCGAGAGCCGCATCGTGCACCGGCGCATCGGTCTTGGCGGCGACGTCGCCGAAGCCGTCGCCGCTGTGCGCGCGCAGCTCCCGTCGAGCGGCAACCAGCCTGGAAAGAAACAGTGAGCACGCCGGCGTTTTGCTACCGGGGGCGCGGTGTTACAGACTGACAACCGTCGGGAAAGTGGAGTCGGTCAATACGTCCGGCCCCGAGAAGATCGCCAACTCCGGAGCACGTCCGGACGGAAGGTATAATTCATGCGTTCTTTGAAATTCGGCAGCAGCGTAAGAATCTTCGGCGCCATGCTGGCCCTCGGCGCCGTCTTGTGGACGCCCGCCGCGGCCCACGCGGGCGCCACCGGAACGATCTCGTTCAACATCTACAAGGCCGGCTTCATTGTCGGCGGCAGCGGCGGCAGCGGGATCCTGCACTACGACGGCAAGACGTACTCGCTGGGAATCGGCGGTGTGAGCCTCGGTGCAACCATCGGCGTATCCAAGGCAGAGTTGATCGGTACGGTCTACAACCTGAAGCACGTCTCCGACATCGCGGGCACCTACACGGCAACCACTGCCGGCGTGGCTCTCGCCGGAGGCCCGAAAGAAGCCGACCTGACCAACAGCAAGGGCGTGGAGCTCAAGGTCAAGGGCAAGCAGATCGGGCTGGAGTTCTCCCTCGACTTGAGCGGGATGCAGATCGAGCTCAAGCACAGCGCGAAGAAGAAGAAGTAGGCTCGCGACCGGGCCGGCACCTCAGTGCCGGCCCGGTCGCGCCGTTCGCCCGCAAGGAGCGTCTCTACTTCGTCGTCTTTCCGGCGTGGTATCCCTGCTGGTAGGCGTCCTGCTCGGCTTCCTTGTGCTTGCCGTACAGGTAGCCGCCGGCAAGGCCGACGCCGGCGCCGATCGCGGCCCCCATTCCTGCATTTCCTGCGATTGCGCCGATCACCGCTCCGCCTGCCGCTCCCGCCGCGCCGCCGGTCAGCGTCCTCTGCTGGGTGTCGGTCATGCCGGCACAGCCGGAAAACAACACGGTGACGAGCGCGACAGCGGCGGTTGCCTTTCGCATGTTCATTCCGGTTCTCCCGCAAGCGGCGACTGCCATTCCCGATCGATCGATTGCCGCTGCGTCGGTCATCTGCCCTGCAGTGGTCATTTGCCCTGCATTGGTCATTTGCATGGATAAGCCTCCGCGAGGTAGCGAAACAGCGTGTCGACGGCCAGCTCGGAGCCGTGCTCCGGATGCTTCGTGGTCCACGCGACGAATTTCGCGATTTCTTCCCGGCGCGAAGGCTCGGCCGATGAAAAGCAGACCAGGGTCGGCCGGCCGCCGTCGATCGCACGCTCGGCGTGGAACGCACCGGTGAGGTAACCCACGCAGTAGCCGGCGGCGGCCTGATAGAGCGGATCGGATTCGGGTGCGGTGCACAGTCGCACGATCCCGTCCGTCGTTGCCGAACGGAAATCGTCGAGCACGAGCGCTCTGGCCGGAGCTGCCTGCCCGGCATTCGACCAGGCGAGCAGGCACAACCCCGCGGCGGCAAGAACAATCATGCGTCTCTTCATGTAGCGGCCTCCTCGAGGTGCAGCGTGGCGCGCGCCGGGCGCTGCCCTCGCGCACGAGTATGAACTGCGTGCGCGGCTCGCACAAAAGCCGCGAAGTGAGCAGAGTCGCAGAGCCGATCGGCTGCGGCGCAATCGCAGCAACGTCCGTGTGTCCAGTGGTGCAGATGCCAGGTGCCGCAATCGAGGCGCGATCCGAGGGCCGTTGGCGACAGCCTCCAATTGCGTGCGGAGCGATTCGG encodes the following:
- a CDS encoding Rap1a/Tai family immunity protein is translated as MKRRMIVLAAAGLCLLAWSNAGQAAPARALVLDDFRSATTDGIVRLCTAPESDPLYQAAAGYCVGYLTGAFHAERAIDGGRPTLVCFSSAEPSRREEIAKFVAWTTKHPEHGSELAVDTLFRYLAEAYPCK